The following coding sequences are from one Ornithodoros turicata isolate Travis chromosome 1, ASM3712646v1, whole genome shotgun sequence window:
- the LOC135392567 gene encoding uncharacterized protein LOC135392567, translated as MSTWESTARDFQEMCDFPNCVGAIDGKHVAVQNLPNGGSEFFNYKGYYSIVLLAVCDARYRFLKVHIEEQGRGSDGGIFRNTDFGAQLASRCLDIPQPKKLQKSSVHLAHVIVGDEAFPLLLNLMRPYPGKQLNLID; from the coding sequence ATGTCGACTTGGGAGAGCACAGCCCGTGATTTTCAGGAGATGTGTGACTTCCCCAACTGTGTCGGTGCCATAGATGGCAAACATGTAGCCGTTCAGAACCTTCCAAACGGAGGATCAGAGTTCTTTAACTACAAGGGCTATTACAGCATCGTGCTACTAGCTGTCTGTGACGCAAGATACAGGTTCTTGAAAGTGCACATTGAGGAGCAGGGCCGAGGGAGTGACGGGGGCATATTCCGAAATACGGACTTTGGAGCTCAGCTAGCCAGTAGATGCCTGGATATTCCGCAACCAAAGAAACTGCAAAAGAGCTCGGTGCATTTAGCGCATGTAATCGTGGGAGATGAAGCATTCCCACTTTTGCTGAACTTAATGCGGCCATACCCAGGGAAGCAGCTTaatctgattgattga
- the LOC135392575 gene encoding uncharacterized protein LOC135392575 gives MTAKEARDDLVLEFQDTLVSANIPTEKIDHPKLRNFLKTRVANGGSVLLSIPLRKRLPELFRYQLALKGYVQRRHSFSGMSLEQDPDMLLPQATPSRDHVAEKGPAARALPATCKRTKTTTTASSPSCYKKSRKAGIPVVFAPVDPQVSLLNTDPNLIAAQILKSTQKRVRNHRFSKNGSLTVTVASLQAAKALLGVTCLGNNAVTTQIPESYARNVEKIVGVNSSCTDPQCWNTCGPTRTQTTSSVVVTFKSDIAMPEEMPLGFNKFKVSEYFSPTQCYRCQGFGHVAKYYRRSERCRACAGSHAFKDCTTRKEQRCANCGGPHPTSFGGCPKRKVAIAAVKTDACEVPSSHSGRINPAVVKPTRPAPVRSADAFLALPKPAAPAKKPAGAKPVSGKCSDTNATPSVWDLPRDPAPTKRQPPPAADRAKRTTPAPPKPAVQEAAAKPEPAPPQGTQLVMMLVPLLITAFHAMLAAIPAASNIPEVQAFKVMEPMLASLLSILSVMDSKPHRSQQPPAPAFPRVLQWNCAGLRPRLAELKQRLTKTSCSSSASRNATSRTRWGYQASSCTPLPAYHTLVTAARRSSSQGSWHKLSCPQTSCRRPWSRSQLQSSTITVDRIPDDFQQQVQSSLPGPLWRPQRAPSALGFLRR, from the exons ATGACAGCGAAGGAAGCAAGAGACGACCTGGTGCTGGAGTTCCAGGACACGCTTGTATCAGCGAACATACCAACTGAAAAGATTGATCATCCAAAGCTGCGAAACTTCTTGAAAACGCGTGTCGCAAACGGGGGCTCCGTCCTGTTGTCCATCCCTTTGCGGAAAAGACTTCCAGAGTTGTTCAGGTACCAGTTGGCCCTAAAAGGATATGTTCAAAGGCGCCACAGTTTCAGTG gAATGAGCCTCGAGCAGGATCCCGACATGCTGCTACCGCAGGCGACCCCGTCGCGGGACCACGTGGCAGAGAAGG GTCCCGCAGCACGAGCGCTGCCAGCCACGTGCAAAAGGacgaaaacgacgacgacggctTCGTCACCGTCGTGTTACAAGAAGTCAAGAAAGGCCGGCATCCCAGTGGTCTTCGCTCCCGTGGACCCCCAGGTAAGTCTTCTTAACACTGACCCCAATCTTATTGCTGCCCAGATCCTAAAATCCACCCAAAAGCGTGTGAGGAACCACCGTTTCTCGAAGAACGGAAGCCTGACGGTGACGGTCGCCTCGCTCCAAGCTGCCAAGGCCCTGCTCGGCGTCACGTGCCTCGGAAACAACGCCGTCACCACCCAGATCCCGGAGTCCTATGCCAGGAACGTGGAAAAGATCGTCGGTGTCAACTCCAGCTGCACGGATCCCCAGTGCTGGAATACCTGCGGCCCAACCAGGACCCAGACAACGAGCAGCGTCGTCGTCACCTTCAAGAGCGACATCGCCATGCCCGAGGAAATGCCGCTGGGCTTCAACAAGTTCAAGGTAAGCGAGTACTTCTCACCCACCCAGTGTTATCGTTGCCAGGGCTTCGGGCACGTCGCCAAGTACTACCGTCGGTCGGAGCGCTGCCGTGCCTGCGCCGGGAGCCACGCTTTCAAGGACTGCACGACGCGGAAGGAGCAACGGTGCGCCAACTGCGGAGGACCACACCCAACCAGCTTTGGAGGATGCCCCAAGAGGAAGGTCGCCATCGCAGCTGTGAAGACCGACGCCTGCGAGGTCCCCTCGTCCCATAGCGGCCGCATCAACCCTGCTGTCGTGAAGCCAACGCGCCCAGCACCCGTCCGCAGCGCCGACGCCTTCTTAGCACTGCCGAAGCCAGCGGCCCCTGCCAAGAAGCCCGCAGGAGCGAAACCGGTCTCAGGTAAGTGTTCTGACACTAATGCTACCCCCAGTGTTTGGGATCTGCCCAGGGACCCTGCCCCGACCAAGAGACAGCCGCCGCCCGCCGCCGACAGAGCAAAGAGGACGACGCCGGCCCCTCCCAAGCCTGCTGTACAGGAAGCTGCTGCCAAGCCGGAACCTGCACCTCCCCAGGGCACCcagctggtgatgatgttggtcCCCCTGCTCATCACAGCCTTCCATGCCATGCTGGCTGCCATCCCAGCTGCCAGCAACATCCCAGAAGTCCAAGCCTTCAAGGTAATGGAACCAATGCTTGCCAGTCTGCTTTCTATACTTTCAGTTATGGACAGTAAGCCCCACCGAAGTCAGCAACCCCCTGCACCGGCCTTCCCACGTGTCCTGCAATGGAACTGCGCCGGACTACGACCCAGGCTGGCCGAGCTCAAGCAACGCCTCACTAAGACCAGCTGCAGCTCATCTGCTTCCAGGAATGCAACATCCCGGACACGATGGGGCTACCAGGCTTCATCATGTACACCTCTCCCAGCATACCACACTTTGGTCACGGCTGCACGGCGGTCTTCGTCGCAAGGCTCCTGGCACAAACTCAGCTGCCCACAGACCAGCTGTCGTCGGCCGTGGTCGAGGTCACAGCTGCAAAG CTCAACGATTACGGTGGACCGGATACCTGACGACTTCCAACAGCAAGTGCAGTCCTCCCTGCCAGGCCCTCTGTGGAGACCTCAACGCGCACCATCCGCTCTGGGGTTCCTGCGACGCTGA